One segment of Ziziphus jujuba cultivar Dongzao chromosome 12, ASM3175591v1 DNA contains the following:
- the LOC107429736 gene encoding serpin-ZXA, with protein MEFCMNVATEGILEALMTNPNENVVVSPSSLNVVLNMVASGSNGKTLGQFFRFLGAKNFTDLNSHSSSLMALLNGSTKTTTAKNAPLLSMVNVMFVDQQYSSQLKPSFQEIVREIYKTEPTSVDFHEAEKLKNEVNSWAEKNTNGLIKDFLSPPTQLFPPFFLANALYFKATWKDQFDAALTRDKNFHLLDGKTIEVPFMVQKQRMTQSYGSFKDFKVIRLYYNQGDDYRYMHERMCMDIILPHKKDGLQDLLHKFNSYDAKNLLHNFDLQPMEFSKIWIPKWKFSYGLDPTDLMKKLGLTLPFHYPVADFTNMMDSPSGDEIFIKSMLQKSFIEVNEEGTEAAAVTAVFGCFGSSPCSPPRVEFVADHPFMFMIREEVSGAVIFTGAVLNPLSE; from the exons atGGAGTTCTGCATGAACGTAGCTACAGAAGGTATTCTGGAGGCGCTCATGACAAATCCCAACGAGAATGTGGTAGTGTCTCCATCGTCGTTGAACGTTGTACTAAACATGGTGGCTTCAGGCTCTAATGGCAAAACTTTAGGGCAGTTTTTTCGATTTCTTGGGGCCAAAAACTTTACAGATCTCAACTCCCATTCTTCATCTTTAATGGCTCTACTTAACGGGAGCACCAAAACCACCACGGCCAAGAATGCACCTCTTTTGTCTATGGTGAACGTCATGTTTGTAGATCAACAATATTCTTCCCAACTGAAACCTTCTTTCCAAGAGATTGTCCGAGAAATCTACAAAACTGAACCCACCTCTGTTGACTTTCATGag GCAGAGAAATTGAAGAATGAAGTGAACTCATGGGCAGAGAAGAATACAAACGGCCTCATCAAAGACTTTCTGTCACCTCCAACCCAATTGTTTCCACCATTCTTTCTTGCAAATGCCCTCTACTTCAAAGCAACTTGGAAGGATCAATTCGACGCCGCATTGACTCGGGACAAAAATTTCCATCTTCTCGATGGGAAAACTATTGAAGTACCTTTCATGGTTCAAAAACAGCGGATGACGCAGAGTTATGGATCATTCAAGGATTTCAAGGTTATCAGACTCTATTATAACCAGGGTGACGATTACCGATATATGCATGAAAGAATGTGTATGGATATCATTCTTCCTCATAAAAAAGATGGACTCCAAGATTTGCTACACAAGTTCAACTCCTATGATGCTAAAAATCTACTCCATAATTTTGACCTTCAACCAATGGAATTTAgcaaaatatggattccaaAGTGGAAGTTTTCGTATGGTTTGGATCCCACTGATCTCATGAAAAAATTGGGGTTGACTTTGCCTTTCCATTACCCAGTTGCTGATTTCACAAACATGATGGATTCTCCAAGTGGCGACGAGATTTTCATTAAGAGTATGCTTCAGAAATCATTTATTGAAGTTAATGAGGAAGGGACAGAAGCAGCTGCAGTCACTGCTGTTTTTGGGTGTTTTGGAAGTTCACCGTGTTCTCCTCCCCGGGTAGAATTTGTAGCAGACCATCCTTTCATGTTCATGATCAGAGAAGAAGTTTCTGGGGCTGTGATTTTCACTGGAGCTGTTCTTAATCCCCTCTCTGAATAA
- the LOC107429740 gene encoding lignin-forming anionic peroxidase: MASRAFVPSVLLLLAFFSSTCTAQLSPSFYNTTCPNALNTIRTTIRNSISTERRMAASLIRLHFHDCFVKGCDGSILLNETPTLKSEKNTLANKDSARGYDVIEAAKSAVEKICPGVVSCADVLAVAARDASVAVGGPTWTVKLGRRDSTAAYPDIANSDLPRFTDSLNTLVSRFGGKGLSERDMVALSGSHSIGQAQCFTFRGRIYNNGSDIDAGFAGTRKRGCLATGDDSKLAPLDLVTPNQLDNNYFKNLLQKKGLLQSDQVLFSGGSTDSIVSGYSRNPSTFLADFASAMVKMGDIEPLTGSAGQIRKLCSAVN; encoded by the exons ATGGCCTCTCGAGCATTTGTCCCATCTGTTTTGTTGCTCTTAGCGTTTTTCAGCTCAACATGCACGGCACAACTATCTCCTTCATTCTATAACACAACCTGTCCTAATGCTCTCAACACCATCAGAACAACAATTAGAAATTCGATTTCAACAGAACGTCGAATGGCTGCTTCTCTCATTCGTCTTCATTTCCACGACTGCTTCGTTAAG GGTTGTGATGGATCAATTTTACTTAATGAAACTCCAACACTCAAAAGCGAAAAGAACACACTTGCTAATAAGGATTCAGCAAGAGGTTACGACGTCATAGAGGCGGCTAAATCTGCGGTGGAGAAGATATGTCCAGGTGTTGTATCTTGTGCTGATGTTCTTGCGGTTGCAGCACGCGATGCTTCGGTTGCGGTTGGTGGTCCGACATGGACGGTGAAGCTCGGAAGAAGAGATTCCACTGCAGCATATCCAGACATAGCAAACAGCGATCTTCCTCGTTTCACGGACAGCCTTAACACTCTTGTATCTAGATTCGGTGGAAAAGGTCTAAGTGAAAGGGACATGGTTGCCTTGTCGGGATCACATTCAATTGGACAAGCTCAGTGCTTCACTTTCCGTGGTAGAATCTACAACAATGGAAGCGATATCGACGCTGGCTTCGCTGGCACTCGGAAACGCGGTTGTCTGGCTACCGGAGACGATTCGAAGTTGGCTCCACTTGATTTGGTGACACCAAATCAACTGGACAATAATTACTTCAAGAACTTGCTTCAGAAGAAAGGACTTCTTCAATCTGATCAAGTTCTATTCAGTGGAGGATCAACGGACAGCATTGTATCTGGGTATAGTAGGAACCCTTCAACTTTCTTGGCTGACTTTGCATCTGCCATGGTAAAAATGGGAGATATTGAGCCTCTCACTGGTTCTGCTGGACAGATTAGAAAGCTTTGCAGTGCTGTTAACTAG
- the LOC107429734 gene encoding pentatricopeptide repeat-containing protein At3g09060: protein MVDFPKSLSAKRLLKLLKAQKNTHSALSLFDSATRHPGYTHSSDVFHHILRRLVVVDPKLLPHVGRVVELIRTQKCKCPEDVALTVIKAYAKNKMADQALDVFQRMDEIFGCSPGIRSYNSLLNAFVESNQWDRAESFFAYFETVGVSPNLQTYNVLIKILCKKKQFGKARRLLDWLWEKGLEPDVFSYGTLINAFGKSGNLVDALVLFDEMPERGVTPDVMCYNILIHGFFFKGDFEKANEIWERLVEDSLAYPNVVSYNIMINGFCKCGKFNESFEIWNRMKRNERDQDLYTYSSLIHGLSKSGNVDRAERVYKEMIESGIIPDVVTYNAMLGGYCLAGKVREALELWEVMGKADRRNLVSYNILFNGLFQCGKVDEANSIWEHLFEKGFSADSTTYGVLIHGLCNNGYLNKAICILKEAEHKGADLDIYAYSSMINGLCQEGRLDEASGVVHQMENHGHALNSHICNSLIDGFIHASKLEDAIRFFKEMSTKGCSPSVASYNILINGLCKVERYSDAYDFVREMLEKGWKPDMITYSLLIDGLCQSKKIDMALNLWQQVLDKGFTPDVTMHNILMHGLCSEGKVEDALQLCFQMREFNCVPNLVSYNTLMEGFFKVRDYDMASGIWALILKNGLQPDIISYNITLKGLCSCSRMLDAIEFLNDALDQGIIPTAITWNILVRAVLSNDAMT from the coding sequence ATGGTCGACTTCCCCAAATCTCTCTCTGCGAAGCGACTTCTGAAGCTCCTCAAAGCCCAGAAGAATACCCACTCTGCGCTTTCTCTTTTCGACTCCGCCACTCGCCATCCGGGCTACACCCATTCTTCCGACGTGTTTCACCACATCCTCCGACGACTTGTCGTCGTCGACCCGAAGCTCCTCCCCCATGTGGGTCGGGTCGTCGAGCTCATTCGCACCCAGAAATGCAAATGCCCTGAAGATGTTGCTTTGACGGTGATCAAGGCCTATGCGAAGAACAAAATGGCTGATCAAGCTCTCGATGTGTTTCAACGAATGGACGAGATTTTTGGTTGTAGTCCTGGTATAAGGTCGTATAATTCTTTGCTTAATGCATTTGTTGAGTCGAATCAGTGGGACAGAGCCGAGTCGTTTTTCGCGTATTTTGAAACTGTGGGTGTGTCGCCGAATTTGCAAACGTACAATGTTCTGATCAAGATTTTGTGCAAGAAAAAGCAATTTGGCAAGGCCAGGAGGTTGTTGGATTGGTTGTGGGAAAAGGGTTTAGAGCCTGACGTGTTTAGTTATGGTACTCTGATCAACGCGTTTGGTAAAAGTGGGAACTTGGTGGATGCTTTGGTGTTGTTCGATGAAATGCCTGAAAGAGGGGTTACGCCTGATGTGATGTGTTATAATATCTTGATTcatgggtttttttttaaaggggATTTTGAGAAGGCTAATGAGATTTGGGAAAGGTTGGTGGAAGATTCTTTGGCATATCCAAATGTTGTGAGTTATAATATTATGATTAATGGTTTCTGCAAATGTGGAAAGTTTAATGAAAGTTTTGAAATATGGAATAGGATGAAAAGGAATGAGAGAGATCAGGATTTATATACTTATAGTTCTTTGATTCATGGGTTGTCCAAATCGGGTAATGTTGATCGGGCTGAGAGAGTTTATAAAGAGATGATCGAGAGTGGTATAATACCTGATGTTGTTACATATAACGCGATGCTTGGTGGATACTGTCTAGCAGGAAAGGTAAGGGAGGCTTTGGAGTTGTGGGAGGTGATGGGAAAGGCTGATCGTCGAAATCTTGTAAGTTATAACATATTATTCAACGGGTTGTTTCAATGTGGAAAGGTGGATGAAGCTAATTCTATCTGGGAACACTTGTTTGAGAAGGGATTTTCTGCCGATTCCACAACTTATGGAGTACTAATTCATGGACTTTGCAATAATGGGTACCTGAATAAGGCTATATGCATATTAAAAGAGGCAGAACATAAAGGAGCTGATCTGGATATCTATGCATATTCTTCAATGATCAATGGTTTATGCCAAGAAGGGAGATTGGATGAAGCATCTGGTGTAGTTCATCAAATGGAAAATCATGGGCATGCACTGAATTCTCATATTTGCAATTCACTGATTGATGGGTTTATCCACGCTTCCAAACTTGAAGATGCAATCCGCTTTTTTAAGGAAATGAGCACCAAGGGTTGCTCTCCTTCAGTTGCTTCCTACAATATTCTCATAAATGGTTTATGCAAAGTGGAAAGATACAGTGATGCATATGATTTTGTGAGAGAAATGCTGGAGAAGGGGTGGAAGCCAGATATGATCACCTATAGCTTACTGATAGATGGCCTTTGTCAGAGCAAAAAAATCGACATGGCCCTCAACTTGTGGCAGCAAGTACTTGACAAGGGTTTTACTCCTGATGTGACCATGCACAACATTTTAATGCATGGGCTTTGCTCTGAAGGCAAAGTGGAAGATGCTTTGCAGCTCTGTTTTCAGATGAGGGAATTTAATTGTGTTCCAAATCTTGTGTCTTATAACACCCTGATGGAGGGCTTTTTCAAGGTCAGAGATTATGATATGGCATCGGGGATATGGGCcctcattttaaaaaatgggCTACAGCCAGACATCATTTCATATAATATTACTCTCAAGGGGCTTTGCTCCTGCAGTAGAATGTTAGATGCCATTGAATTTTTGAATGACGCTTTGGATCAGGGAATTATTCCTACTGCAATAACTTGGAATATACTTGTTAGAGCGGTACTTAGTAATGATGCAATGACGTAA
- the LOC107429739 gene encoding defensin Ec-AMP-D1-like, protein MGRSTLRLFSTVFLVLLLVAIEMGPRVAEGRTCESQSHKFKGVCVSKSNCAGICKTEGFHGGHCRGFRRRCFCTKPC, encoded by the exons ATGGGCCGCTCCACGTTGCGTTTGTTTTCGACTGTTTTCCTCGTCCTGCTGCTTGTAGCTatcg AAATGGGGCCAAGGGTTGCAGAAGGGAGGACATGTGAGAGTCAAAGCCACAAGTTCAAAGGAGTATGCGTGAGCAAAAGCAACTGTGCAGGCATCTGCAAAACAGAGGGCTTCCACGGAGGCCATTGCCGGGGCTTCCGCCGGAGGTGCTTCTGCACTAAACCTTGTTAA